Proteins from one Asterias rubens chromosome 21, eAstRub1.3, whole genome shotgun sequence genomic window:
- the LOC117304730 gene encoding uncharacterized protein LOC117304730 → MLAELFQTASDAAINCKFEQNFLSNEAPCAKREQILASVRELIDELFIKASRNYDWDLAPKCSSEEHKSRDVNKNCTPTPMTAFIDNNEEGLADTKRSEISKECQTATSAAETPRDISDIEDIIPEHPLYESELSDGQIPDQNLIIINEKSCSDLQESESQHNTKCDISKIREDMQKEYFVYLQDSVDSEKISQTATDQEEAQKDNSDEVLQGGNKSPIHVPFLSLRDEELEVPPCKIAKLDEHPFGYSADFELNLLNGVKMLLMQTVDCVSESNEEIPVCLEDITPSQVKTHESSDEDLLVSVESKTHTSLSAESVDVTLKQTLITGEDTRTPQPTLQGCDCDNNDTINSNHDDVRDLKTLEKITKDDVGQYLHLLENKEGVKLPSGECHTLRNSDVEFDVSSLHIDDSISSKPSDEKCECDVTDEVRDHQEKITHDDLGQDLQLLKKPHEDKLPSGKCHTLEDEDMEEHASSSKAIISSEQQDEDKYTSDVADSNQEKKIEKVNRRNEQEATEIQEDLMQSLNAHTGEDRGNDTDTQTINDQMVPSFQREEDSCYHGDDELYANDEEPKDVKRRRLGNDTKEITPQTSPDLRELKDLQLTSEGAGLVPEYSTADRSNMVSESVSPRATGSVVQVVPQNSSTGMFHWRQDITFQSQLNKTGDSTKPNYPQGATVGPSQQRPQPLPSCNRKRRVGLSRRQRLSHLHSVSRPPCHQVKMEPSKKHED, encoded by the exons ATGCTTGCAGAGCTGTTCCAGACAGCATCTGATGCCGCCATTAATTGTAAATTTGAACAGAATTTCTTGAGCAATGAGGCTCCCTGTGCTAAAAGGGAACAGATTTTGGCTTCAGTCAGGGAACTTATCGATGAGTTATTCATAAAAGCATCTCGTAATTATGATTGGGATCTGGCACCCAAATGTTCATCAGAAGAACACAAGAGCAGAGATGTAAACAAGAACTGCACCCCAACACCTATGACCGCTTTTATAGACAATAATGAAGAGGGACTTGCTGATACAAAAAGATCAGAAATATCCAAGGAATGTCAAACAGCGACATCAGCAGCAGAGACTCCCAGAGATATCAGCGATATTGAAGACATCATACCAGAACATCCACTATATGAAAGTGAATTATCAGATGGTCAAATCCCAGATCAAAATTTGATCATAATCAATGAAAAGTCTTGTTCTGACTTGCAAGAAAgtgaatctcaacataacaCCAAATGTGATATTTCCAAGATAAGAGAGGATATGCAAAAAGAATATTTTGTGTATCTTCAAGATTCGGTTGATTCAGAAAAAATAAGTCAGACAGCAACTGACCAAGAAGAGGCTCAAAAAGACAATAGTGATGAAGTTCTGCAGGGAGGCAACAAGTCTCCTATACACGTGCCATTTTTATCTCTCAGAGATGAAGAACTAGAGGTTCCACCATGCAAGATAGCAAAACTTGATGAACACCCATTTGGATACAGCGCTGACTTTGAATTAAACCTCTTAAATGGCGTCAAGATGTTGTTAATGCAAACTGTAGACTGTGTTAGTGAAAGTAATGAGGAAATCCCAGTTTGCTTGGAAGACATCACCCCATCTCAAGTCAAGACCCATGAATCATCTGATGAAGATCTATTGGTTTCTGTTGAGAGTAAGACTCACACTTCCCTGTCAGCAGAGAGTGTTGATGTTACACTAAAGCAAACACTTATCACAGGTGAGGACACAAGGACGCCACAGCCCACGCTTCAAGGATGTGATTGTGATAACAACGACACGATAAACTCAAACCATGATGATGTCAGGGATCTCAAGACACTGGAGAAGATTACAAAAGATGATGTGGGGCAATATTTGCACCTCCTTGAGAACAAAGAAGGTGTTAAGCTGCCATCGGGGGAGTGTCACACTCTCAGAAATTCAGATGTGGAGTTTGATGTATCATCTCTTCACATAGATGATAGCATCTCTTCAAAACCATCCGACGAGAAGTGTGAATGTGATGTTACAGATGAAGTGAGGGATCACCAAGAGAAGATTACACATGATGATCTGGGGCAAGATTTGCAGCTTCTTAAAAAGCCACACGAAGATAAGCTGCCATCAGGCAAATGTCACACATTGGAAGATGAAGATATGGAGGAACATGCATCATCTTCCAAGGCTATCATCTCATCAGAACAACAAGATGAAGACAAATATACATCTGATGTTGCAGATAGCAACcaagagaaaaaaattgaaaaggtCAATAGAAGAAATGAACAAGAGGCAACTGAAATACAAGAGGACTTAATGCAAAGTTTAAATGCTCATACTGGGGAAGATAGAGGTAACGATACTGACACACAAACCATCAATGATCAGATGGTACCAAGCTTTCAGAGGGAGGAGGATTCTTGTTACCATGGAGATGACGAATTGTATGCAAATGATGAAG AACCAAAAGATGTGAAGAGGAGGAGACTTGGCAATGACACCAAAGAGATTACTCCACAAACAAGCCCTGATCTCAGAGAATTAAAGGATCTACAGTTGACCAGTGAGGGAGCAGGGCTTGTACCCGAGTACAGCACTGCAGACAGATCGAATATGG TTTCAGAGAGTGTCTCTCCACGAGCGACTGGCAGTGTGGTTCAGGTTGTTCCACAGAATAGCAGCACTGGAATGTTCCACTGGAGGCAAGACATAACTTTCCAGAGTCAACTCAATAAAACAGGTGACAGTACAAAACCCAATT
- the LOC117304402 gene encoding protein FAM49B-like — protein sequence MGNLLLKLRGPQDDDPQIFIDFENASPTQDEEEVYNTVDNVLIEADGILLDLQKYGGAGESIRSAICNPRNEDLQQKAWSDVCPLVARLKRYFEYSQQIEKVLRPLLHMLCSDVDMKPAEHLDRHQALAKQFARILHFTLKFDDLKMTNPSIQNDFSYYRRTLSRIKMQDPSEQSGDRTFAVNNEMANRMSLFYAEATPMLKVLSDSTTKFVTECKQVPVENTTDILSTMVSVCKLMIARSEHYSRFQNEDTSVFCQRIMVGLIILYDHVHPVGAFDKKSSIDVKSCIKVLKDQSPNDIDSLMNALRYTTKHFNDESTPAAVRSLLT from the exons ATGGGCAACTTGCTGTTAAAGCTGCGGGGTCCACAGGATGACGACCCTCAGATATTCATTGATTTTGAAA ATGCAAGTCCTACCCAGGATGAAGAGGAGGTTTATAACACAGTAGATAATGTCTTAATTGAAGCTGATGGGATTCTACTAGACTTACAGAAGTATGGAGGAGCTGGAGAATCCATCAGATCA GCCATTTGTAACCCAAGAAATGAGGATTTGCAGCAGAAAGCGTGGTCAGATGTCTGTCCGTTGGTGGCCAGACTCAAAAGATACTTTGAGTACTCACAACAAATTG AGAAAGTTCTGCGGCCGTTATTGCATATGTTGTGCAGTGACGTTGACATGAAGCCAGCTGAACATCTCGACAGGCACCAAGCTCTTGCCAAACAGTTTGCAAGGATTCTTCACTTTACACTCAAGTTTGATGATCTCAAG ATGACTAATCCATCCATTCAGAACGATTTCAGTTACTACCGGAGAACACTCAGCAGAATCAAGATGCAGGATCCATCG GAACAGAGTGGTGACCGTACCTTTGCTGTGAACAATGAAATGGCAAACAGAATGTCATTGTTCTATGCCGAGGCCACACCAATGTTGAAGGTTCTCAGTGATTCAACAACTAAATTTGTCACTGAA TGTAAACAGGTGCCTGTGGAAAACACAACAGATATACTGAGCACCATGGTCTCTGTATGTAAACTCATGATTGCAAGAAG TGAGCATTACTCAAGGTTCCAGAATGAGGATACCTCAGTGTTTTGTCAGCGTATCATGGTTGGCCTTATCATTCTCTATGATCACGTCCATCCAGTCGGTGCTTTTGACAAGAAGTCAAGCATAGAT GTGAAAAGCTGCATAAAGGTGCTGAAGGATCAGTCTCCAAATGATATTGACTCCCTGATGAATGCTCTAAG GTACACAACCAAACATTTCAATGATGAAAGTACACCAGCAGCTGTCAGGTCACTCCTGACCtga